One genomic segment of Gadus chalcogrammus isolate NIFS_2021 chromosome 3, NIFS_Gcha_1.0, whole genome shotgun sequence includes these proteins:
- the LOC130379543 gene encoding axin-1-like produces MSVVRESHGIGYRGGVVATHSGPTHFTEDAPRPPVPGEEGSDVDPPVQSQTLYFPPSSLSSKMADLPSYTPSSSAATPRRPDLDLGYEPEGSASPTPPYLKWAESLHSLLDDQEGIQLFRNFLCQEGCADLLDFWFACSGFRKTSQDKRSKLAKAIYRKYIVDGTGIVSRQIKPATKSFIRDCVVRPHPDPAMFEQAQTEIQTTMEENTYPLFLKSDLYLEYTRTGGESPKPNPSDQSPSSGMAKSVPGYLPTLAEDEEWRCGGGANDEEQEDESECGDTPAGRLTQRLLMETVPQRTVANRRRPDAREYRPWKEPVNPYYVNMGYARAPVTSANDSEQQSMSSDADTLSLTDSSVDGVPPYRYRKQHRREMHESAKANGRVPLPHIPRTYRVPKDIHVEPERFAADLISRLETVLRERDAQERLEERLKRVRLEEEGDDADVSVAASISSHSIPLALSAAFPPLYGARYSETSTANTAAATYGGLVAMEDANDDDPESILDDHVQRVMKTPGCQSPGATNSNSVGGGRHSPPKSSRSPDGGIAPPSHYPPSHYPPHRVGGHGVPPAAMKGMHHHKQLYHHRGQEEMGSRPQGNFSWNGEPASQYAGRGRNYADGAGASTLDGMGYSSKGSTLSRRSVKKAEISGKGEENGRGSDSQVPTDDLERNQKILQWMMEGEALRHKKNSGSTSGSRRTVGSNEPPRPTSVERPGAVHPWVSAQLRNNPSSASTSMPCPASAQVQPSHPFIQDPAMPPNPAPNPLTQLEEARRRLEEERRRNAIQQAKQRHKSGKRQVCENITVAYYFCGEPIPYRTSVKGRVVTLGQFKELLTKKGHYRFYFKKVSDEFDCGVVFEEVREEDAILPIFEEKIIGKVEKID; encoded by the exons ATGAGTGTGGTCAGAGAATCACATGGGATCGGGTACCGGGGAGGGGTTGTGGCCACACACAGCGGCCCCACCCACTTCACAGAGGATGCTCCACGGCCTCCGGTCCCCGGCGAGGAGGGGTCTGATGTCGACCCTCCGGTCCAGTCCCAGACCCTCTACTTTCCCCCGTCGTCTTTGTCCTCCAAAATGGCCGATCTACCAAGCTACACGCCATCCTCGTCAGCGGCGACCCCGCGTCGCCCGGACCTGGATCTGGGCTACGAACCCGAGGGTTCGGCCTCGCCAACGCCGCCATACTTGAAATGGGCCGAGTCACTTCACTCTCTTCTGGATGACCAGGAAGGAATCCAGCTGTTCCGTAACTTCCTGTGCCAGGAAGGGTGTGCAGACCTCCTTGACTTTTGGTTTGCCTGTTCGGGATTCCGCAAAACCAGCCAAGACAAGAGGTCCAAGCTGGCTAAGGCTATTTACAGGAAGTACATTGTAGATGGCACTGGGATTGTTTCGCGGCAGATCAAGCCCGCCACCAAGAGCTTCATCAGAGACTGTGTGGTGAGGCCGCATCCGGACCCCGCCATGTTTGAACAG GCCCAGACAGAGATTCAGACCACCATGGAGGAGAATACCTACCCGTTGTTCCTCAAGTCTGACCTCTATCTGGAGTACACACGAACAGGAGGGGAGAGCCCCAAACCTAATCCCAGCGACCAGAGCCCTTCGTCGGGGATGGCCAAGTCTGTCCCTGGGTACCTACCCACGCTTGCGGAGGATGAAGAGTGGAG gtgtggaggaggagctaatgacgaggagcaggaggacgagAGTGAGTGTGGGGACACGCCTGCAGGGAGGCTGACTCAGCGTCTGCTGATGGAGACGGTGCCACAGAGAACCGTGGCCAACCGACGGAGGCCCGACGCTAGGGAGTACAG GCCATGGAAGGAGCCGGTGAATCCGTACTATGTCAACATGGGCTACGCCCGAGCACCGGTGACCAGTGCCAACGACAGCGAGCAGCAGAGCATGTCCAGCGATGCCGACACACTTTCTTTGACGGACAGCAGTGT agaTGGGGTTCCTCCTTATAGATATCGTAAGCAGCATCGACGCGAGATGCATGAAAGTGCCAAAGCTAATGGGCGCGTCCCCCTACCTCATATACCT CGCACGTACCGCGTGCCAAAAGACATCCACGTGGAGCCCGAGAGGTTTGCAGCGGATCTCATTAGCAGACTGGAGACGGTTCTGAGGGAGAGGGATGCCCAGGAGAGACTCGAGGAGAGGCTGAAGAGAGTCCGGCTG gaagaggaaggtgaCGACGCGGACGTCTCGGTGGcggcctccatctcctcccacaGCATACCACTGGCCCTGTCCGCCGCCTTCCCGCCCCTGTACGGCGCCCGCTACTCGGAAACCTCCACCGCCAACACGGCGGCCGCCACCTACGGTGGGCTGGTGGCCATGGAGGACGCCAACGACGACGACCCCGAGTCCATCCTGGACGACCACGTGCAGCGCGTCATGAAGACGCCGGGCTGCCAGTCGCCGGGTGCGACTAACTCCAACTCGGTCGGAGGCGGGCGGCACTCGCCTCCCAAGTCGTCGCGGTCGCCCGACGGGGGCATCGCCCCGCCCTCCCATTACCCGCCCTCCCACTACCCGCCACACCGGGTCGGAGGTCACGGGGTGCCGCCCGCCGCCATGAAAG GCATGCATCACCACAAGCAGCTGTACCACCACAGGGGCCAGGAGGAGATGGGCTCCCGGCCCCAGGGCAACTTCTCCTGGAACGGAGAGCCTGCCAGCCAGTACGCCGGCAGGGGGCGTAACTATGCCGACGGCGCTGGAGCTAGCACGCTGGACGGCATGGGctacag CAGTAAAGGTAGCACGCTTTCGCGGCGGAGCGTCAAGAAGGCAGAAATCTCTGGCAAAGGGGAGGAGAACGGCCGGGGCTCGGACTCTCAGGTGCCTACGGACGACCTGGAGAGGAACCAGAAGATCCTGCAGTggatgatggagggagaggcGCTCAGACACAAGAAGAACAG CGGCAGCACCAGTGGCTCCAGGCGGACGGTGGGCAGCAACGAGCCCCCACGGCCCACCTCGGTGGAGCGCCCCGGGGCCGTCCACCCCTGGGTCTCGGCCCAGCTGCGCAACAACCCGTCGTCGGCGTCCACATCTATGCCGTGCCCCGCCTCTGCCCAGGTGCAGCCCTCCCACCCCTTCATCCAGGACCCCGCCATGCCCCCCAACCCTGCCCCTAACCCCCTCAcccagctggaggaggccaGGCGCCGGTTGGAGGAGGAGCGCCGGAGGAACGCTATACAGCAGGCCAAACagag GCACAAGTCTGGCAAGCGGCAGGTGTGTGAGAACATAACGGTTGCGTACTACTTCTGTGGAGAGCCCATCCCCTATCGGACGTCGGTCAAAGGTCGCGTGGTGACTCTCGGCCAGTTCAAGGAGCTGCTAACTAAAAAGGGCCATTACAG GTTCTACTTCAAGAAGGTGAGCGATGAGTTCGACTGCGGCGTGGTCTTCGAGGAGGTGCGCGAGGAGGACGCCATCTTGCCCATCTTCGAGGAGAAGATCATCGGGAAAGTGGAGAAGATAGACTGA